A portion of the Melanotaenia boesemani isolate fMelBoe1 chromosome 2, fMelBoe1.pri, whole genome shotgun sequence genome contains these proteins:
- the engase gene encoding cytosolic endo-beta-N-acetylglucosaminidase isoform X2: protein MALAGHQSEPNRLESCLDQPMELDILEVISSTPSLLPAKYYDADTTKPISCGLHTMEELLSWRRSEANPFNVAVAPLAPREPPLASSPRRTLVSHDMMGGYLDDRFVQGTSSETPYAFYHWHYIDIFNYFTHQLVTIPPAVWTNAAHKHGVVVLGTFITEWTDGATMCEAFLKDEESYRKVADKLVQISQYYGFDGWLVNIENVLTEAAVRNTPLFLRYLTEQMHERVSGSLVLWYDSVVQDGQLKWQNELNQSNRMFFDACDGFFTNYNWTEQNLEWMKEYSGIQGRQADVYVGVDVFARGKVVGGMFETNKALEIIRRHNFSAAIFAPGWVYESLSDRSEFRKNQDKFWSLLSDHLYVHQLAAQLPFISSFCQGFGKAVYWRGQVEAARSWFNLTAQEIQSLYFHPDLQGQGWLRTRGCPEDAWNGGCSLLLEGVIPAALRTPVCAKILSLHVPLALKTLVSIVYKASAGIVVSLQLKTIDAIRCTHVNVQEVGFTGDNQLMNQFSQLCGNLNPSGWTHRCSQLELHSCILREVCVLIHRVGEPQDTPFSCRLGELMVLDVADLQAPPPAVKGLCVNDVVWLRGAGSSPETRSSYLHLNATLRWDYPLELVRYFRVYWRRLRGPDPRIPPGQLVLVDRAYSSLFRVTELAVPDPPGLLELVVEPVIRKGVPVPESHWGRRPLSYIEESAL from the exons ATGGCGCTGGCTGGCCATCAAAG CGAACCGAACCG GTTGGAGTCTTGTTTGGATCAACCCATGGAGTTGGACATCCTGGAGGTCATCAGCTCTACACCATCACTTCTTCCAG ccaaATATTATGATGCAGACACCACCAAACCCATCAGCTGTGGTCTTCACACAATGGAGGAGTTGTTGTCATGGAGACGAAGTGAAGCAAACCCCTTCAATGTTGCAGTAGCCCCTCTGGCGCCTCGGGAGCCTCCTCTTGCCAGCTCTCCCCGTCGGACCTTGGTGTCCCATGACATGATGGGTGGATACCTTGATGACAG GTTTGTTCAGGGAACCAGTTCAGAGACTCCGTACGCCTTCTACCACTGGCACTACATTGATATTTTCAACTACTTCACTCATCAGCTGGTCACCATCCCTCCAGCTGTTTGGACCAATGCTGCACATAAACATGGAGTTGTTGTTCTGG GGACGTTTATCACGGAGTGGACGGACGGAGCCACGATGTGTGAGGCCTTCCTGAAAGATGAGGAGTCGTACCGGAAAGTGGCCGATAAACTGGTCCAGATCAGTCAGTATTACGGCTTCGATGGCTGGCTCGTCAACATAGAGAACGTCCTCACG GAAGCTGCAGTGAGGAACACACCTTTGTTTCTGCGTTATCTGACAGAACAGATGCATGAGCGAGTGTCCGGCAGCCTGGTCCTGTGGTATGACAGCGTGGTCCAGGACGGACAGCTGAAGTGGCAGAATGAGCTGAACCAGTCCAACAG GATGTTTTTTGACGCGTGTGACGGTTTTTTCACCAACTACAACTGGACCGAGCAGAACCTGGAGTGGATGAAGGAGTACAGCGGGATCCAAGGCCGCCAGGCCGACGTCTACGTCGGGGTGGATGTGTTTGCTAGAGGAAAGGTGGTGGGAGGAATGTTTGAAACCAACAAG GCTCTGGAAATCATCCGGAGGCACAACTTCTCTGCAGCCATCTTTGCTCCAGGCTGGGTGTATGAAAGCCTCAGCGATAGGAGCGAATTCCGCAAGAATCAAGACAA GTTCTGGTCTCTTCTGTCCGATCACCTGTACGTCCACCAGTTGGCTGCACAGCTCCCCTTCATTTCCTCCTTCTGCCAGGGCTTTGGAAAGGCCGTGTACTGGAGAGGACAG gtAGAGGCGGCGAGAAGCTGGTTCAACCTGACTGCTCAGGAGATCCAGTCCCTCTACTTCCACCCGGACCTGCAGGGCCAGGGCTGGCTGAGGACCCGAGGTTGCCCAGAGGATGCCTGGAACGGAGGCTGCtctctgctgctggagggagTCATTCCTGCAGCACTCAGGACCCCAGTTTGTGCCAA GATCTTGTCTCTTCATGTTCCGCTGGCTCTGAAGACCCTGGTGTCCATCGTCTACAAGGCCTCAGCTGGGATCGTCGTCTCTTTGCAGCTGAAGACAATAGATGCAATTCGCTGCACTCACGTCAACGTCCAGGAGGTCGGAT TTACTGGTGATAACCAGTTAATGAACCAGTTCTCTCAGCTGTGTGGGAACCTGAATCCATCTGGTTGGACTCACAG ATGTTCACAGCTAGAGCTTCACAGCTGCATCCTCCGGGAGGTTTGTGTCCTCATCCATCGAGTCGGAGAACCTCAGGACACACCTTTCAGCTGCAGGCTGGGAGAGCTGATG GTGTTGGACGTGGCTGATCTGCAGGCGCCTCCCCCGGCTGTTAAAGGTTTGTGCGTTAATGATGTAGTTTGGCTGCGTGGTGCTGGTTCCTCACCTGAGACCAGGTCTTCGTACCTGCACCTTAATGCCACTCTGCGCTGGGACTACCCACTGGAACTGGTGCGCTACTTCAGGGTGTACTGGCGACGGCTGAGAGGACCTGATCCACGAATCCCGCCAGGTCAGCTGGTTCTGGTGGACCGGGCTTACTCCAGTCTGTTCAGGGTGACAGAGCTGGCTGTGCCCGACCCGCCCGGCTTgctggagctggtggtggaacCGGTGATCAGGAAGGGCGTCCCGGTCCCTGAGAGCCACTGGGGAAGAAGACCGCTCAGCTACATCGAGGAATCTGCTTTGTGA
- the scpep1 gene encoding retinoid-inducible serine carboxypeptidase, with translation MVRFQSVFGLFLLAVFVSKGLSGVLAEGKEAWDYVEVRDGAHMFWWLYYADSPSATYADLPLVMWLQGGPGGSGSGFGNFEEIGPLDRDLQARKTTWVQSASVLFVDNPVGTGFSYTDRDDGFATDVATVASDMLLLLRRFFTQKPEFQRIPFYIFSESYGGKMAAVISLELTKAIAKGWLKCNFAGVALGDSWISPLDSVMTWGPYLYTTSLLDDFGLADVNNAAEKVKQAVEQQQFLKATELWSVAETVVEQNTNGVNFYNILTQEPDEKLVSSAGLDLISLQARRHIRPLHRQSLSQLMNGPIRKKLAIIPQNVTWGGQAEDVFSNMAGDFMKPVVDVVDQLLAAGVNVTVYNGQLDLIVDTMGQELWVKQLKWEGLPGFNNLRWTPLDDPASPGVTGAFCKTYKNFSFYWILKAGHMIPSDQGPMALQMLNMITQQH, from the exons ATGGTTCGGTTCCAGTCTGTCTTCGGTCTGTTTCTTCTGGCAGTTTTCGTCAGTAAAG GGCTCTCCGGGGTCCTGGCGGAGGGGAAAGAAGCGTGGGACTACGTGGAAGTGAGGGACGGGGCCCACATGTTCTGGTGGCTGTATTATGCTGACAGTCCGTCCGCTACCTACGCCGACCTGCCGCTGGTCATGTGGCTCCAG GGGGGACCAGGAGGATCAGGAAGTGGCTTTGGGAACTTTGAGGAGATCGGACCGTTGGACAGGGATCTCCAGGCCAGGAAGACCACCTGG GTCCAATCCGCCAGTGTGTTATTCGTGGACAATCCAGTGGGAACCGGTTTCAGCTACACCGACAGAGATGATGGCTTTGCCACAGACGTGGCCACGGTGGCCtcagacatgctgctgctgctcagacGCTTCTTCACACAGAAACCTGAATTCCAG AGGATCCCCTTCTACATCTTCTCTGAGTCGTATGGAGGCAAGATGGCAGCTGTCATCTCCTTGGAGCTCACCAAA GCCATAGCCAAAGGATGGCTAAAATGCAACTTTGCTGGCGTGGCACTGGGGGACTCTTGGATTTCTCCTCTGG ACTCGGTGATGACCTGGGGACCGTACCTGTACACCACT TCTCTGCTGGATGACTTTGGCCTTGCGGATGTGAACAATGCAGCAGAGAAGGTGAAGCAGgctgtggagcagcagcagttcCTGAAAGCCACCGAGCTATGGTCGGTGGCGGAGACGGTGGTAGAGCAG AACACCAACGGAGTCAACTTCTACAACATCCTGACCCAGGAACCGGACGAAAAACTGGTTTCTTCTGCAGGACTGGACTTAATCT CTCTGCAGGCTCGTCGCCACATCCGACCTCTCCACAGACAGTCACTCAGCCAGCTCATGAACGGACCAATCAGGAAGAAGCTGGCCATTATCCCTCAGAACGTCACCTGGGGAG GTCAGGCTGAGGACGTCTTCAGCAACATGGCAGGAGACTTCATGAAGCCtgtggtggatgtggtggacCAGCTGCTGGCCGCCGGAGTCAACGTCACCGTCTACAATGGACAGCTGGACCTCATCGTGGACACTATGG GTCAGGAGCTGTGGGTCAAACAGCTGAAGTGGGAAGGACTTCCTGGTTTCAACAACCTGAGGTGGACCCCCCTGGATGATCCGGCCTCTCCAGGTGTTACTGGAGCCTTCTGCAAGACTTATAAGAACTTCAGCTTCTACTGGATCCTCAAAGCCGGTCACATG ATCCCCTCTGACCAGGGACCCATGGCCCTGCAGATGCTGAACATGATCACCCAGCAACACtaa
- the engase gene encoding cytosolic endo-beta-N-acetylglucosaminidase isoform X1 codes for MALAGHQSEFVHDGGNREEEPEPNRLESCLDQPMELDILEVISSTPSLLPAKYYDADTTKPISCGLHTMEELLSWRRSEANPFNVAVAPLAPREPPLASSPRRTLVSHDMMGGYLDDRFVQGTSSETPYAFYHWHYIDIFNYFTHQLVTIPPAVWTNAAHKHGVVVLGTFITEWTDGATMCEAFLKDEESYRKVADKLVQISQYYGFDGWLVNIENVLTEAAVRNTPLFLRYLTEQMHERVSGSLVLWYDSVVQDGQLKWQNELNQSNRMFFDACDGFFTNYNWTEQNLEWMKEYSGIQGRQADVYVGVDVFARGKVVGGMFETNKALEIIRRHNFSAAIFAPGWVYESLSDRSEFRKNQDKFWSLLSDHLYVHQLAAQLPFISSFCQGFGKAVYWRGQVEAARSWFNLTAQEIQSLYFHPDLQGQGWLRTRGCPEDAWNGGCSLLLEGVIPAALRTPVCAKILSLHVPLALKTLVSIVYKASAGIVVSLQLKTIDAIRCTHVNVQEVGFTGDNQLMNQFSQLCGNLNPSGWTHRCSQLELHSCILREVCVLIHRVGEPQDTPFSCRLGELMVLDVADLQAPPPAVKGLCVNDVVWLRGAGSSPETRSSYLHLNATLRWDYPLELVRYFRVYWRRLRGPDPRIPPGQLVLVDRAYSSLFRVTELAVPDPPGLLELVVEPVIRKGVPVPESHWGRRPLSYIEESAL; via the exons ATGGCGCTGGCTGGCCATCAAAGCGAGTTTGTCCATGACGGAGGGAACAGAGAGGAAGAACCCGAACCGAACCG GTTGGAGTCTTGTTTGGATCAACCCATGGAGTTGGACATCCTGGAGGTCATCAGCTCTACACCATCACTTCTTCCAG ccaaATATTATGATGCAGACACCACCAAACCCATCAGCTGTGGTCTTCACACAATGGAGGAGTTGTTGTCATGGAGACGAAGTGAAGCAAACCCCTTCAATGTTGCAGTAGCCCCTCTGGCGCCTCGGGAGCCTCCTCTTGCCAGCTCTCCCCGTCGGACCTTGGTGTCCCATGACATGATGGGTGGATACCTTGATGACAG GTTTGTTCAGGGAACCAGTTCAGAGACTCCGTACGCCTTCTACCACTGGCACTACATTGATATTTTCAACTACTTCACTCATCAGCTGGTCACCATCCCTCCAGCTGTTTGGACCAATGCTGCACATAAACATGGAGTTGTTGTTCTGG GGACGTTTATCACGGAGTGGACGGACGGAGCCACGATGTGTGAGGCCTTCCTGAAAGATGAGGAGTCGTACCGGAAAGTGGCCGATAAACTGGTCCAGATCAGTCAGTATTACGGCTTCGATGGCTGGCTCGTCAACATAGAGAACGTCCTCACG GAAGCTGCAGTGAGGAACACACCTTTGTTTCTGCGTTATCTGACAGAACAGATGCATGAGCGAGTGTCCGGCAGCCTGGTCCTGTGGTATGACAGCGTGGTCCAGGACGGACAGCTGAAGTGGCAGAATGAGCTGAACCAGTCCAACAG GATGTTTTTTGACGCGTGTGACGGTTTTTTCACCAACTACAACTGGACCGAGCAGAACCTGGAGTGGATGAAGGAGTACAGCGGGATCCAAGGCCGCCAGGCCGACGTCTACGTCGGGGTGGATGTGTTTGCTAGAGGAAAGGTGGTGGGAGGAATGTTTGAAACCAACAAG GCTCTGGAAATCATCCGGAGGCACAACTTCTCTGCAGCCATCTTTGCTCCAGGCTGGGTGTATGAAAGCCTCAGCGATAGGAGCGAATTCCGCAAGAATCAAGACAA GTTCTGGTCTCTTCTGTCCGATCACCTGTACGTCCACCAGTTGGCTGCACAGCTCCCCTTCATTTCCTCCTTCTGCCAGGGCTTTGGAAAGGCCGTGTACTGGAGAGGACAG gtAGAGGCGGCGAGAAGCTGGTTCAACCTGACTGCTCAGGAGATCCAGTCCCTCTACTTCCACCCGGACCTGCAGGGCCAGGGCTGGCTGAGGACCCGAGGTTGCCCAGAGGATGCCTGGAACGGAGGCTGCtctctgctgctggagggagTCATTCCTGCAGCACTCAGGACCCCAGTTTGTGCCAA GATCTTGTCTCTTCATGTTCCGCTGGCTCTGAAGACCCTGGTGTCCATCGTCTACAAGGCCTCAGCTGGGATCGTCGTCTCTTTGCAGCTGAAGACAATAGATGCAATTCGCTGCACTCACGTCAACGTCCAGGAGGTCGGAT TTACTGGTGATAACCAGTTAATGAACCAGTTCTCTCAGCTGTGTGGGAACCTGAATCCATCTGGTTGGACTCACAG ATGTTCACAGCTAGAGCTTCACAGCTGCATCCTCCGGGAGGTTTGTGTCCTCATCCATCGAGTCGGAGAACCTCAGGACACACCTTTCAGCTGCAGGCTGGGAGAGCTGATG GTGTTGGACGTGGCTGATCTGCAGGCGCCTCCCCCGGCTGTTAAAGGTTTGTGCGTTAATGATGTAGTTTGGCTGCGTGGTGCTGGTTCCTCACCTGAGACCAGGTCTTCGTACCTGCACCTTAATGCCACTCTGCGCTGGGACTACCCACTGGAACTGGTGCGCTACTTCAGGGTGTACTGGCGACGGCTGAGAGGACCTGATCCACGAATCCCGCCAGGTCAGCTGGTTCTGGTGGACCGGGCTTACTCCAGTCTGTTCAGGGTGACAGAGCTGGCTGTGCCCGACCCGCCCGGCTTgctggagctggtggtggaacCGGTGATCAGGAAGGGCGTCCCGGTCCCTGAGAGCCACTGGGGAAGAAGACCGCTCAGCTACATCGAGGAATCTGCTTTGTGA
- the coil gene encoding coilin, giving the protein MAASSSSSFIRLRLLFDYPPPTTTGCRMCWLLVDLSACRVVADLESMIREKFGFSRRSVFHLFVEDCYLPHTESIYVVRDNDSVRVKVECVAQVNGLDSSQDTTKCKKRCRDSGEDGQGDDGARAKKKQRKKKERCEERMSESSKQVAAADEEKRMKRKKKKKMAENSCAAAPKPTAAPPELPVKVSLPGKIPKKPQEAPSKSQKPASSSSSSSSSDEDGAPTKTPCSTPAAPKPGSSSKPTQKIPASSSSTDSSSDETLTVKIPPKTRPPAPLATTSPKSQQAPSGGKNQSVNWTKNQSASVGELPCDKVIEPQNSDSEEEIQLVIRRPLQPARGRGAGRGWRGGPAERGRSVRGQRCFGSSCDGDMEPSYRTDSLTNKSMVLQNGGDGAPKQDYSSLPLLAAPPPVGQKIAFKLLELTENYTPEVSDYKEGKILSFDPTSKQIELELLSTSQAPVEPGKFDLVYQNPDGSERVEYAVSRGCWVTERWESLLEPRLIL; this is encoded by the exons ATGGCCgcttccagcagcagcagcttcatccGCCTGCGGCTGCTCTTCGACTATCCTCCGCCGACCACCACCGGCTGCAGGATGTGCTGGCTGCTCGTGGACCTGAGCGCGTGCCGCGTGGTGGCGGATCTGGAGAGCATGATCAGGGAGAAGTTTGGGTTCAGCCGCAGGAGCGTCTTCCATCTGTTCGTAGAAGACTGCTACCTGCCGCACACAGAGAGCATCTACGTGGTGCGCGACAACGACAGTGTCAG GGTGAAGGTGGAGTGTGTGGCCCAGGTGAACGGACTCGACAGCAGTCAAGATACAACCAAGTGCAAAAAGAGATgcagagactctggggaggatGGACAGGGAGACGATGGTGCGAGGGCgaagaagaagcagaggaagaagaaggaaagaTGTGAGGAGAGAATGTCAGAGAGTTCCAAGCAGGTTGCAGCTGCTGACGAGGAAAAgaggatgaaaagaaagaagaagaaaaagatggcaGAGAACAGCTGTGCTGCTGCTCCCAAACCAACTGCTGCTCCACCAGAACTCCCAGTTAAAGTTAGCCTACCAGGTAAAATCCCCAAGAAACCCCAAGAAGCCCCAAGTAAATCACAGAAACCcgcctccagcagcagcagcagcagcagcagcgatgAGGATGGAGCTCCTACGAAAACCCCCTGCTCCACTCCTGCTGCTCCTAAACCAGGTTCCAGCTCAAAACCCACCCAGAAAATCCCCGCCTCCTCATCTTCTACTGACTCCTCCTCAGATGAGACTCTCACTGTTAAAATCCCACCAAAAACCAGACCTCCAGCCCCCCTCGCCACCACCTCCCCAAAGTCTCAGCAGGCTCCTTCAGGTGGAAAGAACCAGTCTGTAAACTGGACCAAGAACCAGTCTGCCAGTGTGGGTGAGCTTCCATGCGACAAAGTGATAGAACCTCAGAATTCAGACAGCGAAGAGGAGATCCAGCTGGTCATCCGACGTCCACTGCAGCCCGCCCGAGGCCGCGGCGCGGGACGAGGCTGGCGTGGTGGTCCTGCAGAGCGGGGGAGGTCTGTCAGGGGTCAGAGATGCTTCGGGTCCAGCTGTGATGGTGACATGGAGCCGTCCTACAGGACAGACTCCCTGACAAACAAGTCCATGGTCCTTCAG AACGGAGGCGATGGCGCTCCGAAGCAAGACTACAGCTCCCTGCCGCTGTTAGCTGCCCCCCCACCAGTGGGCCAGAAGATCGCCTTCAAG CTGCTGGAGCTCACAGAGAACTACACCCCAGAAGTATCTGACTATAAG GAGGGAAAAATCTTGAGCTTTGATCCAACCTCCAAACAGATAGAGCTGGAGCTCCTCAGCACCTCTCAGG CTCCTGTAGAACCCGGTAAGTTTGACCTGGTCTATCAGAACCCAGACGGCTCAGAGAGGGTGGAGTACGCGGTGTCCAGAGGATGCTGG GTGACGGAGCGGTGGGAGTCTCTGCTGGAACCACGACTTATCCTTTAA